In the genome of Candidatus Hydrogenedentota bacterium, one region contains:
- a CDS encoding VWA domain-containing protein — translation MRVSRSARLAGLALAAMLPVWLAGCPSPTNAIAVSNLSYDFGKSQQSWNFEVWNNGALNSVTFTVKPDVPWMYCTPATATSTGPADKRVITVAVTRQGLAAGTYQGRLNITAPGVAPVQVTVSLYSDGTQGVTGSDLNVAGLTYAYSAPYLLDFTFSLHDRFKQPVIGEPAQFKVSCRESNAPIVADESPPRFAKASSKQANCFLVLDYSASMASIAANGDLNEDGVSDAIQTMEAGARNVFLPALNADARVGVYEFHRETEPEKVCELTADKDFVSNRIKGIWLQFVYPYSGISRCWDAVYSAVEEFAPENQNDEIRDVVFLSDGFDTSSFHTKEEAVEIARERGVRIYAIGYGKNPNTGVLQSVASQTNGAFYAAENAVQLETAFRQIVNDFDARYTLRWATLKRSDVKFFPSFYLTIANRTASYESPYAYAVADYASDELRGRLRTVPSKSGNRTTIFLRASYVCRYIWKLRFYIESPYAFTVQKVEAPDGGLCASWTQSIEHDGVLPGVWVVLESPSPGLTDTQLPFAAFGPILRFDFNTLIDEDVDPFQILYVDNSFYTGGQAFSIDGWTNTPPGS, via the coding sequence ATGCGAGTATCGCGAAGCGCGAGGCTGGCGGGTCTGGCGTTGGCGGCCATGTTGCCGGTGTGGCTGGCGGGGTGTCCTTCCCCCACTAATGCCATCGCCGTTTCCAATCTTTCTTACGATTTTGGAAAAAGCCAGCAATCTTGGAATTTCGAGGTCTGGAACAACGGCGCGTTGAACTCGGTCACGTTCACCGTCAAGCCCGACGTTCCCTGGATGTATTGCACGCCCGCCACGGCCACCAGCACCGGACCTGCGGACAAACGTGTCATCACGGTCGCCGTCACGCGCCAGGGATTGGCCGCCGGAACGTACCAGGGCCGCCTCAACATCACCGCGCCGGGCGTGGCCCCCGTTCAAGTGACGGTTTCCCTCTATTCGGACGGCACCCAAGGCGTAACGGGAAGCGATCTGAATGTGGCCGGCCTGACCTACGCTTATTCGGCCCCGTACCTGCTCGATTTCACGTTTTCACTGCATGATCGCTTCAAACAGCCCGTCATCGGCGAACCGGCCCAATTCAAGGTGTCGTGCCGGGAAAGCAACGCCCCCATCGTGGCCGACGAAAGCCCTCCCCGTTTCGCGAAAGCATCGAGCAAGCAGGCCAATTGTTTTCTGGTGCTCGATTATTCGGCGAGCATGGCATCCATTGCCGCAAACGGCGACCTCAACGAGGATGGCGTTTCGGACGCCATTCAAACAATGGAAGCCGGGGCGAGAAATGTCTTTCTGCCCGCGCTGAACGCCGATGCGCGCGTCGGCGTCTACGAATTTCATCGCGAGACCGAACCGGAAAAGGTGTGCGAACTGACCGCCGACAAGGACTTTGTCTCAAACCGGATCAAGGGCATCTGGCTGCAATTCGTGTATCCCTATTCGGGCATCTCGCGCTGCTGGGACGCCGTGTATTCCGCGGTCGAGGAATTCGCGCCCGAAAACCAGAACGACGAAATACGCGACGTCGTTTTCCTGTCGGACGGATTCGACACGTCGAGTTTTCACACCAAGGAGGAAGCCGTTGAAATCGCGCGTGAACGCGGCGTGCGCATCTACGCCATCGGCTACGGAAAAAATCCCAACACGGGCGTGCTGCAATCGGTCGCCTCGCAGACAAACGGCGCTTTCTATGCCGCCGAAAACGCCGTCCAACTCGAAACGGCCTTCCGCCAGATCGTGAACGACTTCGACGCGCGCTACACGCTTCGCTGGGCGACGCTGAAGCGGTCGGACGTGAAATTCTTCCCCTCGTTCTATCTGACCATCGCAAACCGGACGGCATCGTATGAATCGCCCTACGCCTACGCCGTCGCCGACTACGCCAGCGATGAACTCCGGGGCCGCCTGCGCACAGTGCCCTCGAAAAGCGGCAATCGAACGACCATTTTTCTTCGCGCGAGTTACGTGTGCCGGTATATTTGGAAACTGCGTTTTTACATCGAAAGCCCCTACGCGTTCACCGTGCAGAAGGTGGAGGCGCCGGATGGCGGCCTTTGTGCCTCATGGACCCAGTCCATCGAGCATGACGGCGTCCTGCCCGGCGTGTGGGTCGTGCTCGAAAGCCCCTCGCCCGGTTTGACGGACACACAACTTCCCTTCGCCGCATTCGGGCCTATCCTGCGGTTCGACTTCAACACGCTGATTGACGAGGACGTGGATCCGTTCCAAATCCTGTACGTGGACAATTCGTTCTACACCGGCGGCCAGGCGTTTTCGATAGACGGCTGGACCAACACGCCCCCCGGTTCGTGA
- a CDS encoding M28 family peptidase: MEKKTGQKRRGRYSQRAVQRIAVIVSVAVVLLAAALVAAAIVWSNRAAPLADAKAPERASPFDGRRAYADARKIVGFGPRPPGSETLAQTRAFIRDELAKAGVRVREQAFEANTPIGKKAMVNLVGVVEGTKDGVIVLGNHYDTKHFSDIVFVGANDGGSTTAWMLEMARVLGAKREGRTVWLCFFDGEEAFGEWSRTNSLYGSRAFVDELRGTGELPQIKAMINVDMIGDCDLGIRQDRDAPDWMTQLVWGTARRIGHGRSFLAFAHAIEDDHVPFRRAGVPAMNIIDFNYGATAKEHAETWHTERDTLERICPESLQAVGDVIYHALPEIDRFLDRP; encoded by the coding sequence ATGGAAAAGAAAACAGGGCAGAAACGGCGTGGACGGTACAGCCAGCGCGCCGTTCAACGGATTGCGGTAATCGTTTCGGTTGCGGTGGTTCTGTTGGCCGCCGCCTTAGTGGCCGCAGCGATAGTCTGGAGCAACCGGGCCGCGCCGTTGGCCGACGCAAAGGCGCCGGAACGGGCCAGCCCGTTCGACGGCAGGCGGGCCTATGCGGACGCGCGAAAAATCGTGGGGTTCGGACCGCGCCCGCCGGGTTCGGAGACCTTGGCGCAAACACGGGCATTTATCAGGGATGAACTGGCGAAGGCCGGGGTGCGCGTCCGGGAACAGGCTTTCGAGGCGAATACCCCGATAGGAAAAAAAGCGATGGTGAACCTCGTGGGCGTGGTGGAGGGCACGAAAGACGGCGTCATCGTCCTTGGCAACCATTACGACACGAAGCACTTTTCCGATATCGTGTTTGTGGGCGCGAACGACGGTGGCTCCACCACGGCATGGATGCTTGAAATGGCCCGCGTTCTCGGCGCAAAACGCGAGGGACGCACGGTCTGGCTGTGCTTTTTCGACGGCGAGGAAGCCTTCGGCGAGTGGAGCAGGACGAACAGCCTGTACGGCAGCCGGGCGTTTGTGGACGAGTTGCGCGGCACGGGTGAACTGCCGCAAATCAAGGCGATGATCAACGTGGACATGATAGGCGATTGCGATCTCGGCATCCGGCAGGATCGCGATGCGCCGGACTGGATGACGCAATTGGTCTGGGGCACGGCGCGGCGCATCGGGCACGGGCGATCCTTCCTCGCGTTTGCCCACGCGATAGAAGACGATCACGTGCCGTTCCGGCGCGCGGGCGTGCCCGCCATGAATATAATAGATTTCAACTACGGCGCGACGGCGAAGGAACACGCCGAAACGTGGCATACGGAACGGGACACCCTCGAGCGGATCTGTCCGGAGAGTTTGCAGGCCGTGGGCGACGTGATCTATCATGCTTTGCCCGAAATAGACAGATTTCTCGACAGGCCCTAA
- a CDS encoding glycosyl hydrolase, translating to MIMTLLFGLLGAARSFEDRFANPPAESRILPIVHTLPDEPEKQDELFDRLLTKGCGGITTNVSFSGGYVESEDRWKAFLRAVPEARRRGMSLWLYDEKGYPSGNAGGITLRDHPEWEARGLLAVQARCGEGHAVLNLPPGRLVHAMAYPVREGRMDDSGINLSGLAANGSITWKAPAGNWFLLAVTECRLYEGTHAELSLADRLPYINLLMPEPTKRFIEVTHQRYADRLGADLGRYFVSTFTDEPSLMSMFLKKQPFMPLPWSPNLPGEFLARRGYALEPAVPKLIADIGPDTAKTRHDFWRTVGELVAENFFGQIQAWCRAHDVLSGGHLLMEEDILTHVPLYGDFYRCLCRLDAPSMDCLTSIPHEAPWYVARLIGSVADLHGREVTMSETSDHCQCYRPKGDERPVYQVTEDEIRGTCNRLIMNGITTITSYYRFAGLSDEQLARLNEWVGRCCTALKGGRQVADVALVYPVESLWPRFTPSREWVRDASAAAHQIADAYRLACNQLYETRRDFTILDGQALAEARVRGGRLELGGMAWRIIVLPGVDTLPLDAWRNLERFWREGGVIVAIGALPANSDSAFPSDEVGAIRTAIFGNGASGRYCENNRAGVGLYLSYGAQRLLSSALNAFIGRDVAYPEGSPLPATHRRIGGREVFFVVNDSAQPWRGAVSFAAKGAGEQWDPATGRMTAVGGPKEIPLELGPFGGMIFRFRKAAPPERTHLETDEVTGRSEALPEVPPIVLRGAHVRENVDVNGQTATAVAVLEKSGTNSFLFLEYAYPEPQDLRGKRFVTMNLSIPGRQEASTPVLVVAADADGREYFIESGVRLGTAGEAACILPLFKFERAGWRENQPEGPLNLAKIRAIRVGWGGHYGQQGDTLAFTVTAPALIP from the coding sequence ATGATTATGACGTTGCTGTTTGGACTGCTGGGCGCCGCCCGGTCCTTCGAGGATCGCTTTGCGAATCCGCCCGCCGAATCGCGGATACTGCCCATCGTTCATACCCTTCCCGACGAACCGGAAAAACAGGACGAGTTGTTCGACCGTCTGCTTACAAAAGGGTGCGGCGGCATTACCACAAACGTCAGTTTCAGCGGCGGATATGTCGAAAGCGAGGATCGCTGGAAGGCGTTTCTGCGGGCCGTGCCCGAAGCCCGGCGGCGCGGCATGAGCCTATGGCTGTACGACGAAAAGGGATATCCCTCCGGCAATGCAGGCGGCATCACCTTGCGCGATCACCCGGAATGGGAGGCGCGCGGATTGCTCGCGGTCCAAGCGCGTTGCGGCGAGGGACACGCGGTCCTCAATCTGCCCCCGGGCCGTCTTGTGCATGCCATGGCGTATCCCGTCCGCGAGGGCCGCATGGACGACAGCGGCATCAATCTTTCCGGGCTTGCCGCAAACGGGTCCATAACCTGGAAGGCGCCCGCCGGCAATTGGTTTCTGCTGGCCGTCACCGAATGCCGGCTGTACGAGGGAACCCACGCCGAATTGAGTCTTGCGGATCGATTGCCGTACATCAACCTGCTGATGCCGGAACCGACAAAGCGGTTCATTGAAGTCACGCACCAGCGCTATGCGGACCGGCTTGGCGCGGATTTGGGCCGATACTTCGTTTCGACGTTCACCGACGAGCCGTCGTTGATGAGCATGTTCCTGAAAAAACAGCCCTTCATGCCGCTTCCGTGGTCGCCGAACCTGCCCGGCGAATTCCTTGCGCGGCGGGGCTATGCGTTGGAACCGGCTGTGCCGAAACTGATAGCCGATATTGGACCGGACACGGCTAAAACGCGCCACGATTTCTGGCGGACCGTGGGCGAATTGGTGGCGGAAAATTTCTTCGGTCAGATTCAGGCATGGTGCCGGGCGCATGACGTGCTTTCCGGCGGGCATCTGCTCATGGAAGAAGACATTTTGACCCATGTGCCGCTGTACGGCGATTTCTACCGGTGTCTGTGCCGGCTGGACGCGCCTTCGATGGACTGCCTGACCAGCATTCCGCATGAAGCGCCGTGGTATGTCGCGCGGCTGATTGGCAGCGTGGCGGACCTCCACGGACGGGAAGTCACCATGAGCGAAACGTCCGACCATTGCCAGTGCTATCGCCCGAAGGGTGACGAACGGCCCGTCTATCAGGTGACGGAAGACGAGATTCGCGGAACCTGCAACCGCCTCATCATGAACGGCATCACGACCATCACGAGTTATTACCGGTTCGCCGGCTTGTCCGACGAACAACTCGCGCGCCTCAACGAATGGGTGGGGCGATGTTGCACGGCGCTGAAAGGCGGGCGGCAGGTCGCGGATGTCGCCCTTGTCTATCCGGTCGAGAGTCTGTGGCCGCGTTTTACCCCGTCGCGCGAATGGGTCAGGGATGCGTCCGCCGCTGCGCATCAGATCGCGGACGCGTACCGGCTGGCCTGCAATCAACTGTACGAGACGCGGCGCGATTTCACCATCCTCGACGGACAAGCCCTCGCGGAAGCGCGTGTGCGCGGGGGGCGCCTCGAACTGGGCGGCATGGCATGGCGGATAATCGTGTTGCCCGGCGTGGACACGCTTCCGCTCGATGCGTGGCGCAATCTTGAACGGTTCTGGCGGGAAGGCGGCGTCATCGTGGCAATCGGCGCGCTGCCCGCCAACAGCGACTCGGCGTTTCCGTCGGACGAGGTGGGGGCGATCCGGACCGCGATATTCGGCAACGGCGCCAGCGGGCGGTATTGCGAGAACAATCGGGCGGGCGTTGGGCTTTACTTGTCCTACGGCGCCCAGCGGCTCCTTTCGTCGGCGCTGAACGCATTCATCGGACGCGATGTGGCCTACCCGGAGGGATCGCCGTTGCCCGCGACGCACCGGCGCATCGGCGGCCGCGAAGTCTTCTTTGTCGTCAACGACTCCGCCCAGCCATGGCGCGGCGCCGTGTCGTTCGCCGCCAAAGGCGCGGGCGAACAGTGGGATCCCGCAACCGGGCGCATGACCGCGGTGGGCGGTCCCAAGGAAATACCGCTCGAACTTGGCCCATTCGGCGGCATGATCTTTCGGTTTCGCAAGGCGGCGCCGCCGGAGCGGACGCATCTTGAAACCGACGAAGTGACCGGGCGTTCGGAAGCGCTGCCGGAAGTTCCGCCCATTGTCCTGCGCGGGGCGCACGTGCGGGAAAACGTTGACGTAAACGGCCAAACGGCAACGGCTGTCGCCGTATTGGAAAAATCCGGCACGAACAGTTTTCTGTTTCTCGAATATGCCTACCCCGAACCACAGGACCTCCGCGGAAAACGGTTCGTCACGATGAACCTTTCGATTCCCGGACGCCAGGAGGCATCTACCCCGGTTCTCGTCGTCGCGGCGGATGCCGACGGACGGGAATATTTCATCGAATCCGGCGTGCGGCTCGGCACGGCCGGCGAAGCGGCCTGCATCCTGCCGTTGTTCAAATTCGAGCGGGCCGGCTGGCGAGAGAACCAGCCCGAAGGCCCGCTGAATCTCGCGAAAATCCGCGCCATTCGCGTGGGATGGGGCGGCCATTACGGTCAACAGGGCGATACGCTTGCTTTTACGGTCACAGCCCCCGCCCTTATTCCATGA
- a CDS encoding ATP-binding protein: protein MDSDIPWLRDVPPSDMKRIVDALYRVHRLLSAITDLNALLERIMEESKGVANAEACSLMLYDPESGELYFQVAQGETGDQQALKTEVRLKLDQGIAGAAATARQSINVPDVARDHRFYGAADAITQFKTRSLLAVPLVDRDALIGVVEVVNKVGGGAFTDTDLRVMEMFSSLAATAISNARLIEHNLRAERMAAIGQAVAGLSHYIKNILTGMTGSVDLVDRGLADKNFELLERCWPIFRRSAKRITIFVQDMLAFSKPRKPAYTLCDIETVVAEAKETFLGLQAQKNLSIVVTPADGKTTAYIDPEGIFSCVLNLLTNAGDAVAPNTGVIRISARMTPGESGKDLVIEVADNGPGVPEDQQRLIFEPFYSTKGSGGTGLGLPVTRKVVREHGGDIFVERAPEGGALFRMVIPGADKQREG, encoded by the coding sequence ATGGACAGCGACATACCATGGTTGCGCGATGTCCCTCCTTCGGACATGAAACGGATCGTTGACGCGCTGTATCGCGTTCACCGCCTCCTGTCCGCGATCACCGATCTGAACGCGCTGCTCGAACGGATCATGGAGGAGAGCAAAGGCGTCGCGAACGCCGAGGCGTGTTCCCTGATGCTCTATGATCCCGAATCGGGCGAGTTGTATTTTCAGGTGGCGCAAGGCGAGACGGGCGATCAGCAGGCGCTCAAGACGGAAGTCCGGCTGAAACTCGATCAAGGCATCGCCGGCGCCGCCGCCACCGCGCGACAAAGCATCAATGTGCCCGATGTGGCCCGTGATCACCGGTTCTATGGGGCGGCGGACGCCATCACGCAGTTCAAGACGCGATCGCTGCTGGCGGTGCCGCTTGTGGATCGCGACGCGCTGATAGGCGTCGTGGAAGTCGTCAACAAGGTCGGGGGCGGCGCGTTCACGGACACGGATCTTCGCGTGATGGAAATGTTTTCCTCGCTGGCCGCGACGGCCATCTCGAATGCGCGGCTGATCGAACACAATTTGCGCGCGGAACGCATGGCCGCCATCGGCCAGGCCGTGGCCGGTCTTTCCCATTACATCAAGAATATCCTTACCGGCATGACGGGCAGCGTGGATCTGGTGGATCGCGGACTGGCCGACAAGAATTTCGAGTTGCTTGAACGATGCTGGCCGATCTTCCGGCGCAGCGCCAAACGCATAACGATTTTCGTGCAGGACATGCTCGCCTTTTCCAAGCCGCGCAAGCCTGCCTACACCCTTTGCGACATCGAAACCGTCGTCGCGGAAGCCAAGGAAACCTTTCTTGGCCTGCAGGCGCAGAAGAACCTGTCAATCGTCGTGACGCCGGCCGACGGCAAAACGACGGCCTATATCGATCCGGAAGGCATCTTCAGTTGCGTGCTCAATTTGTTGACCAACGCGGGGGACGCGGTGGCGCCGAACACCGGCGTGATCCGTATTTCGGCGCGGATGACCCCGGGCGAGTCCGGCAAGGACCTCGTTATCGAGGTGGCCGACAACGGGCCTGGCGTTCCGGAAGATCAACAGCGCCTCATCTTTGAGCCGTTCTATTCGACGAAAGGTTCGGGTGGAACCGGTCTGGGGCTGCCCGTGACGCGGAAAGTGGTGCGCGAACATGGCGGCGATATTTTCGTGGAACGCGCCCCGGAAGGCGGGGCCCTGTTTCGCATGGTCATTCCGGGCGCCGACAAGCAAAGAGAAGGATAG
- a CDS encoding O-antigen ligase family protein has protein sequence MAAGLDRVFVPIVLATFVLSVFSYSFQMTSFLHAKLAVLCAGAVAMAVVSLFGRGMGWRGFGALAPLWALVALWLARLIASPVRVPSDAVVILIHAALLLTVAGFSAEHVQMARRLDLVAKTAALSGAAVALLGILQFSGLLPVLFPPFPEYGQRMYGVFGNQNLTGGFIAATLPLLFRQATVAAPGWFRRAWFAALLVALAGVLLSESRSAWLAGIVGVIAAWAAQESGPSRMKWIAAGMAAFVFMIAAAFPQSTFRRIPQTAGVQSRLAMWQAAIGMARDHPLIGVGPGQYAYWSPSYIGRQGTQTIMPKDAIERHADQPHSEPLRLLAETGVPGLLCCAWMAAVWFRRARGPAAWIAAGPLAALLTFSLFNGILESVPHSLTLLIFLAVPLLDKSPSTRGSRIAAIPVAAAALFLTWAVVVPSVMIRKAQDVQLDNSEASLEYYARAVAWPWPNAAAHRAHAIALAESGRDMEARREFQRALEGLDTGDIHLGLALVAYRLGDSNAARRHAEDCLRRWPACADAARLAGADLTR, from the coding sequence ATGGCCGCCGGCCTTGATCGTGTTTTTGTTCCTATTGTCCTCGCCACTTTTGTCTTGTCCGTTTTTTCCTACTCATTTCAAATGACCTCGTTCCTGCATGCCAAACTGGCCGTGTTGTGCGCGGGCGCCGTCGCGATGGCCGTGGTTTCCCTTTTCGGCAGGGGCATGGGATGGCGCGGTTTCGGGGCGCTTGCGCCGCTGTGGGCGCTGGTTGCCTTATGGCTGGCCCGCTTGATCGCGTCGCCGGTGCGCGTTCCCTCCGACGCGGTTGTGATTCTGATCCATGCTGCGTTGTTGTTGACCGTGGCCGGCTTTTCGGCGGAACATGTCCAGATGGCGCGCCGGCTCGACCTTGTGGCCAAAACGGCGGCGTTGTCGGGCGCCGCCGTCGCGCTTCTTGGAATCCTTCAATTTTCGGGCCTGTTGCCGGTTTTGTTTCCCCCGTTTCCGGAATACGGCCAGCGGATGTATGGCGTGTTCGGCAACCAGAACCTTACCGGCGGCTTTATTGCCGCGACGCTTCCCCTTCTGTTTCGACAGGCAACCGTCGCCGCGCCCGGATGGTTTCGCCGCGCGTGGTTTGCCGCGCTGCTCGTCGCCTTGGCCGGTGTTTTGCTGTCCGAGTCCCGATCGGCATGGCTTGCGGGAATTGTCGGCGTGATCGCGGCATGGGCCGCGCAGGAATCGGGGCCGTCCCGGATGAAATGGATTGCCGCCGGCATGGCGGCGTTCGTGTTCATGATCGCCGCCGCATTTCCGCAATCCACATTTCGCCGTATTCCGCAAACGGCGGGCGTCCAGTCGAGGCTGGCCATGTGGCAAGCGGCCATCGGGATGGCGCGCGATCATCCCTTGATCGGTGTCGGTCCGGGCCAGTACGCCTACTGGAGCCCGTCGTACATCGGACGCCAGGGTACGCAAACGATCATGCCCAAGGACGCCATCGAGCGGCACGCCGATCAGCCGCATTCGGAACCGTTGCGCCTTCTAGCGGAAACGGGCGTGCCGGGCCTTCTGTGCTGCGCCTGGATGGCCGCCGTGTGGTTCCGGCGGGCACGCGGTCCCGCGGCGTGGATCGCGGCGGGCCCTTTGGCGGCCCTGTTGACGTTTTCCCTGTTCAACGGAATTCTTGAAAGCGTTCCCCACAGTTTGACGCTTCTGATCTTTTTGGCTGTCCCCCTTTTGGATAAATCGCCGAGTACGCGCGGATCGCGAATTGCCGCGATACCTGTCGCGGCGGCGGCCCTGTTTTTGACATGGGCCGTCGTCGTGCCCAGCGTGATGATTCGGAAGGCCCAGGATGTCCAACTCGACAACAGTGAAGCATCGCTGGAATATTACGCGCGCGCGGTCGCATGGCCATGGCCGAATGCCGCGGCGCACCGCGCCCATGCGATTGCGCTCGCCGAATCGGGACGGGACATGGAAGCCCGGCGCGAGTTCCAGCGGGCGCTTGAAGGATTGGACACGGGGGACATCCACCTAGGGCTGGCGCTGGTTGCATACCGGCTCGGCGACAGCAATGCCGCCCGCCGCCATGCGGAGGACTGTCTGCGGCGATGGCCGGCGTGCGCCGATGCGGCGCGACTTGCCGGCGCGGACCTTACTCGTTGA
- the amrS gene encoding AmmeMemoRadiSam system radical SAM enzyme, with protein MLRKGLARGSGLGYHGAGDRGMSEELRQILFSHSMPAAPDLVRREDDGALRCLACGNRCRVMDGDSGICRVRMNCRGELRVPGGYVAGLNVDPIEKKPFYHVFPGQTALSFGMLGCNLHCSFCQNWISSQALKDAQSGGSIRPVTAQRLADMAVEAGAPVMVSTYNEPLITADWAREVFEKACERGIVCGFVSNGYATPEVIAFLRPVMKLYKVDLKCFSESGYRELGGRLKTVLETIGLLRELDYWVEVVTLVVPGFNDDSEQLAGMARTLAALDPCIPWHVTAFHRDYRRTQGRDTNAGDLRRAYDAGKEAGLRYVYAGNLPGRMAGAENTYCPQCGALLVERCGFHVRVNRLTDGACPLCRHAIPGVWKSVGT; from the coding sequence ATGTTACGCAAAGGGCTGGCGCGCGGTTCCGGATTGGGTTATCATGGGGCCGGAGATCGCGGAATGTCCGAGGAATTGCGCCAGATTCTTTTTTCGCACAGCATGCCAGCGGCGCCGGATCTGGTCCGGCGCGAGGACGACGGCGCGTTGCGTTGTCTCGCCTGCGGCAACCGGTGCCGCGTGATGGACGGAGACAGCGGCATTTGCCGGGTCCGGATGAATTGCCGCGGCGAACTTCGCGTGCCGGGCGGATACGTCGCCGGCCTGAATGTGGATCCCATCGAAAAAAAACCTTTTTATCACGTCTTCCCCGGGCAAACCGCTCTGTCGTTCGGTATGCTGGGATGCAACCTCCATTGTTCGTTCTGCCAGAATTGGATTTCGAGCCAGGCCTTGAAGGATGCCCAATCGGGCGGCTCAATTCGTCCCGTCACCGCGCAACGGCTGGCGGACATGGCCGTCGAGGCCGGCGCTCCCGTCATGGTCAGCACCTACAACGAGCCGCTGATAACCGCCGACTGGGCGCGCGAGGTGTTCGAAAAGGCCTGCGAGCGGGGCATCGTCTGCGGGTTTGTGAGCAACGGGTACGCGACGCCCGAGGTCATTGCGTTTCTGCGTCCGGTCATGAAACTGTACAAGGTGGATCTTAAATGTTTCAGCGAATCGGGCTACCGGGAACTGGGCGGCAGGCTCAAGACGGTTCTTGAAACGATAGGCCTTCTTCGTGAATTGGACTATTGGGTCGAGGTGGTTACGCTTGTCGTGCCCGGCTTCAACGACGATTCCGAACAGTTGGCCGGCATGGCAAGGACGTTGGCCGCGCTGGATCCCTGCATTCCGTGGCACGTCACGGCCTTTCACCGCGATTACCGCCGCACGCAGGGGCGCGACACGAATGCGGGCGACCTCCGGCGCGCCTACGACGCGGGCAAGGAGGCCGGTCTTCGTTACGTGTACGCGGGCAATCTTCCCGGCCGCATGGCCGGTGCGGAAAACACCTATTGCCCGCAATGCGGCGCGCTGCTTGTCGAGCGATGCGGTTTCCATGTTCGCGTGAACCGTCTGACCGACGGGGCCTGCCCCCTGTGCCGGCACGCCATTCCGGGCGTATGGAAATCCGTCGGAACCTGA
- the mutY gene encoding A/G-specific adenine glycosylase, translating to MHTRKNHAGRPIVRALRAWFRANARDLPWRRNRTPYTAWIAEILLQQTRVEQGTPYFERFIAAFPTVQDLAAATEDEVLKCWEGLGYYSRARNLHRAARMIVKEYGGHFPRTASEWMRLPGIGRYTAGAIASMAFGERTPVLDGNVIRVLARVFDVSGCVDAAKTRNDLWDLAESLVPEKDPGAFNEAIMELGARVCLPRRPRCGECPLRRVCRAHAEGRPESRPVRRPAQAAPHRDAVAAVIRRNGKILIARRPPKGLLGGLWEFPGGDVQDGESHADALGRLLSAQFGISLSVGRAVMSTDHAYSHFRVTLYSYGCRILRGEPAPVFHTEFRWVEPGQLQTFAFPKVQHPLARLVAARKRD from the coding sequence GTGCACACAAGAAAAAACCATGCAGGCCGGCCGATTGTGCGCGCGTTGCGGGCGTGGTTTCGCGCCAACGCCCGCGATCTGCCGTGGCGGCGAAACCGCACCCCATACACGGCCTGGATCGCCGAAATCCTGCTTCAGCAAACGCGCGTCGAACAGGGCACGCCCTATTTCGAACGGTTTATCGCGGCGTTTCCGACTGTCCAGGATCTGGCCGCCGCTACGGAAGACGAGGTGCTCAAGTGCTGGGAAGGGCTTGGATATTACTCGCGCGCGCGCAATCTGCACCGCGCCGCGCGGATGATCGTGAAGGAATACGGCGGACATTTCCCGCGCACGGCGTCCGAGTGGATGCGGTTACCGGGAATCGGTCGCTACACGGCGGGCGCCATTGCGAGCATGGCCTTTGGGGAACGGACGCCCGTATTGGACGGGAACGTCATCCGCGTGCTCGCGCGCGTGTTCGACGTTTCGGGGTGCGTGGACGCGGCCAAGACCCGCAACGATTTGTGGGATCTTGCCGAATCGCTCGTGCCCGAAAAAGATCCCGGCGCGTTCAACGAGGCGATCATGGAACTGGGAGCGCGGGTGTGCCTGCCGAGGCGGCCGCGTTGCGGGGAGTGCCCGTTGCGCAGGGTCTGCCGCGCGCATGCCGAAGGACGGCCGGAGTCGCGGCCGGTACGCCGTCCGGCCCAAGCGGCGCCCCATCGCGACGCGGTGGCCGCCGTGATTCGGCGAAACGGTAAAATCCTGATAGCCCGGCGTCCGCCGAAGGGCCTGCTCGGCGGCCTGTGGGAATTTCCCGGCGGAGACGTGCAGGACGGCGAATCGCATGCGGATGCGCTGGGCCGACTGCTTTCAGCGCAGTTCGGGATTTCGCTGTCGGTCGGACGGGCCGTCATGAGCACGGATCATGCGTACTCGCATTTTCGCGTCACGCTGTACAGTTACGGCTGCCGAATCCTCCGGGGCGAACCGGCGCCCGTTTTCCACACCGAGTTTCGATGGGTCGAACCGGGGCAATTACAAACATTCGCGTTCCCCAAGGTACAGCATCCGCTGGCCAGGTTGGTGGCCGCGCGAAAGAGGGACTAA